One stretch of Rhipicephalus sanguineus isolate Rsan-2018 chromosome 10, BIME_Rsan_1.4, whole genome shotgun sequence DNA includes these proteins:
- the LOC119407213 gene encoding uncharacterized protein LOC119407213 isoform X1: MAELVVFATFVPAAIAWNGDIHAFLQNMADLTGVAFEWAGQESILAEVSNEMNFNAFFHDIIPAAGHIVAQVVDNPIDKDYGNHQQSWVVGRDKEAKGIHQSELSMERRKGGATPPKNRPSWNDAKRKERPQILG, from the exons ATGGCGGAGCTTGTCGTCTTTGCCACATTCGTCCCCGCTGCAATTGCTTGGAACGGCGACATCCATGCGTTCCTGCAGAACATGGCTGATCTCACAGGC GTGGCCTTCGAATGGGCAGGCCAGGAGAGTATACTGGCCGAAGTATCGAATGAGATGAACTTCAACGCTTTTTTCCACGACATCATCCCTGCGGCTGGGCACATTGTCGCACAGGTGGTCGACAACCCCATAG ACAAGGATTATGGCAACCACCAGCAAA GCTGGGTCGTCGGGCGGGACAAAGAAGCTAAAGGAATACATCAAAGCGAATTATCAATGGAACGAAGGAAAGGCGGAGCAACTCCACCAAAAAATCGCCCCTCATGGA ATGACGCTAAGAGAAAGGAACGGCCACAAATTCTTGGTTGA
- the LOC119407213 gene encoding uncharacterized protein LOC119407213 isoform X2, which yields MAELVVFATFVPAAIAWNGDIHAFLQNMADLTGVAFEWAGQESILAEVSNEMNFNAFFHDIIPAAGHIVAQVVDNPIDKDYGNHQQSWVVGRDKEAKGIHQSELSMERRKGGATPPKNRPSWNDSARRCRPQV from the exons ATGGCGGAGCTTGTCGTCTTTGCCACATTCGTCCCCGCTGCAATTGCTTGGAACGGCGACATCCATGCGTTCCTGCAGAACATGGCTGATCTCACAGGC GTGGCCTTCGAATGGGCAGGCCAGGAGAGTATACTGGCCGAAGTATCGAATGAGATGAACTTCAACGCTTTTTTCCACGACATCATCCCTGCGGCTGGGCACATTGTCGCACAGGTGGTCGACAACCCCATAG ACAAGGATTATGGCAACCACCAGCAAA GCTGGGTCGTCGGGCGGGACAAAGAAGCTAAAGGAATACATCAAAGCGAATTATCAATGGAACGAAGGAAAGGCGGAGCAACTCCACCAAAAAATCGCCCCTCATGGA ATGATAGTGCGCGACGCTGCCGGCCACAGGTTTAA